TGCGCAACACCGTCCATAAAAGCGAAGGCTGTAGCTCTAGCATATGTAGGAACATTTTCTGTACCATTTATATAATCCATTTGATTACTCCAACCTACTCCTATGAAATTAGTTAATAGAAATCCTCCTAACATTAAAGGTAAATTAGTTGAAACTGCACCTATAATTGCAATCGTCACTCCTAGAAGCATTCCAACGCCATAGGCTATAGTAGTTAATATTCCTCTTCTTATCTTCTCTACGATGTATCTTAATGCTATAGCTCCTAAGAATGTTGCTACTCCAGCATCTCCGTAGTAAAGCGTAACAGTGTTTGCTATAGAGCTTAATGAGCTTACGCTACTGGTCCACAGTAAAAATTCTGTTAAATATGGATATTCTCCAAAGTAGAAAAAGAATATTGCTAACATAATTACTATTACTCTTAATCTATATTTTGGATTTTTAAATACATAGAATGGATCTACTTTCTTAGTTTGAAAATTATACACTTTAGGTTCTGGTAAAGAAGTTAATCCAGTTTTCTCCATTGCTTTTTTCTCCATATCTTCTACAACTTTTTCTGCTTCTGCTACTTTGCCTTTTAATGCTAACATTCTTACTGTTTCTGTCGCATGTCCTCTAATTGCTAAAACTATAAATGCCAAAGTAGCACCTATACCAAAAATTATCCTCCAGCCTATCACTGGATTCAATACATCAATATAAGATGCCATGAATGGACCTAAACCTAGTCCTGCCCATCCTGCTATATATACTAGGTTAAAGTATTTTGCTCTATTCTTTGCTGGAACCATTTCAACTAGATAAGTTGGGACTAAGATTAATCTCCACCTATTCCCATTCCAGTTAGAAATCTAAATACAGCAAACTCCAAAAATCCATAAGAAAGAGCATTACCTAAACTTCCTATTGCTGTTAAAAACGCTGTAATCATTAACATTGGTTTTCTTCCTATTCTATCTCCTAAGTATCCTAATATTATAGCTCCAGGTATATAGCCAAATAATCCTAGAGATACTACAAAAGATGCTTCTCCGCTAGTTAATCCAGTATATTTCAGTGAAGTAGCTGAGAAAGCTATTCCAATATCTATTACGTCATATAATGCTATGAAATACCCAAAGGCTAAAGCTAGGATTACTGATAAAGGTAATACCATAGTAGGCAATCTATCAATTCTTGCAGTTAATTTAGAGACTATGTTTTGATTTTTATCGGCAGGATTACCAGAAGGATTTCCACTTTGCATAAATTTTATAAAGAAATTAAGTTGCTTAAAAGGTTTATGTTCGCTTTTAAAATTAAAGTATTCCATATATTTCAATAAGTATGACATAATGATAGAACTAAGGTACTAAACATTAATATTAATACTTTTTACTAAAAATTAATTAGATAAGTATAGATTTGAAATTAAAAATAAAAATAGTTAGAATGAATATTTGTATGAAATGACTTACAGTTATAAGCAACTAAAAATCTATTTATATTATTAATAAATTAATTATAACAGTGATAAAAAATGGCTACATTACCTCAAGCATTAACTACCAAATCCTCATTCTTACGATGTTATATGTGCAAAAACATGTGCGGAGTTATTGGAACAGTAGAAGGAAAAACTGTAAGAGTTTCAGCAAATAGGAATCATCCACAGCCAGGCATATGCGGAAGAGGTGCAGCAGGACCATATTTACTAAATCACCCAGATAGATTAAAATCGCCTTTAATAAGGCAAGGAGACAAATTAGTTCCAACTAGTTGGGATAGTGCATTAAATAAAGTAGTAAATTATCTTAAAGAACTAAGAGATCAAGGCCATCCTGAATATCTAGCCATTACATTTCACGATTATGGAAAAGAAATGCTAGAAAGATTTTCTGCGCTTTATGGAACTCCGAATTTAATAGGTCATGAATCAGTTTGCCATGGACCCAGAACAGTAGCTGCTGAATTAGTTTTAGGAGCAGAGGGACCTAGAAGTATAGACCCTGATTATCCAAATTCCAAATTTGTAGTATTTATAGGAAGAAATCCTTTAGAAGGAATAGTACCTGATATAGTTAGAAGAATTGATGAAGGTAGAAAGAAAGGCATGAAAATTGCTGTCATAGATCCAAGAAAATCTGCTATTGCACAAAGATATGCTGATAGATGGATACCAATAAAACCTGGAAGCGATACGGCATTCTTACTTTCTGTAATTTATTATATGATAAATAATAAATTATACGACGAAGATTTTCTGAGCAAATATAGTAATGCAGGTTTACTAATTTACGAGGATAATTTAGCATCTTCTGGAAAATATTCCTCTGACTTACTATATGAAGGAGAAGAAAATGGTAGAAGAGTTTCTACAGCATTTAGATTGCTAATGAAAGAAGGAGAAAAAGTATATCCTAGATTAAAAGATATAACTGGAGCTAATTACGATGATGTTAAGTATATTGCAGAAAATCTATGGGAAAACAGACCATCAGCAGTAATAGACGATGGATGGCACACGTCATTTTCAACAGATTCTAGCTATACCTGGATGTCAGCATTTATCATAGACGCAATGATAGGAAATTTAGACAAGCAAGGTGGATTAATTTTCTCTAAAAAGCCAAAAATTAAATTATATGATTATTCTAACGTAAAAGCAAAAAGGATTGATAAAATAAGATATCCATTAACTTACGCAGCATTCCAAGAAGTTTATAGAAGCATACTCACGGGGAATTCATATCCAATAAAAGCTTTAATGGTAGTAGGAACAAATCTAGATGGCAGAGATCCTAATAGTGACTTAGTTAGAAGAGCTTTAGAAAAAGTTGACTTCCTAGTAGTTATTGATGTAATGCCTTCTGATGTTACACAATACGCAGATGTAGTACTAGCAGAATCTACTTATTTTGAAAGAGATGAATTACCTTTACCAGTAGGATGGACATTGGAAGGATGGATTGACGTTCATCAAAAAGTTATTGATCCATTATATGATACTAAACCACTTTGGTGGATACTATTAGAATTAGAGCATAGATTAGGATTATCTGATGACACTTTTGAAACCCTAGAAAACAGAATACTAAAACAATTCAATATAAATAAGGAAGAACTGTATAAGAAAGGATGCATAAAAATACCATCAGAAATATATGAAGTTTATCCATATAAAGAGAAATTAAATACTTCTTCAGGAAAAATTGAGATATATTCAGAAGAACTAAAGAATAATGGTTATTATCCTATACCTACATATATTGAAAAGAATATAAAACCAAGAGATAAAGACGAATTTTACTTAACTAGCGGACATACACTATACCACACTCAGGATAGTATAACCTTTGACATACCTACACTGATTAGAATAGCTCCAGATAATCCAGTTACTATAAATGAAGAAAAAGCAAAAGAGTTAGGGTTAAAAGATAACGATGTAGTAGAATTAATCTCTTTATCTACTGGAGAAAAAGTAACGTGCAAAGTAAAAATAACTAATGACATAAGAGATGATACAGTATTTACATACTTTGGATTTGGAAGACACTCTAGAGGAGAAAAATTTGCCTATGGACATGGCTTTGACGTTAATAGTTTAATTAGTGACCAACTAACAGATCCAATTTCAGGAAGTATAGCTCAATCTCTAAACATAGTAAAAATAAGAAAAGCTAAATAAATAAGGGTATCTTATAAAAATATCTAAAATTATTTCATTTTAGTTTTTATTAGTTCTTGCTATTCTTAATGTTTTCTCAATTCTACTTATTTTTAAATCATTCTTTATTTCGGCTAGTGTTGGCGCTCCTAATGACATAGCAATACTATTTACTACGTTATCTACGCTAACTCCTTCATAGTTTACAGTTCTTCCTTTTAATAATGTTAAAACAAGATCACCAGCCCATAATAATGTAGCAAAATCAGCTATAAATGCACCAACTGTAGACATTACCTCTGGAGTTACATATGCTGGAATCAACGGGAAAATTTCTGCTTTCCTAATTAATCCTGCTAAACCTTCTAATTCGAAACCAACTATCACTAAAGCTGTTCCTATCATGTAGCCTATCATATGAATCCATCCTAATTTTGTCGAATACCACATTCTTCCAGTCAACATTGGAACCATGTAATATAATGTAGCAAATCCAGCTGGTACAATACTCCAGAATATCATAGCATGGAAGTGACCTGGAACCCACATGCTATCGTGAATTATCGCATCGAATGCTATATCAGCATTAGCTATTCCAGTAACACCTGCACCTATTGCTCCAGCAAAACTTATAGAAATCCATGCTGCTATTAAATTCATTTTTATATTAGCTCCCTTTACTGTAGCCCATAAGTTGAAGAATGTCATCATTGATGGAACAACTACAGCATATGTTAAAACTTCTTGAAGAATCTTTATATCTGTTGGAATATCTGTCATATACAAGTGATGTATTGGTACGTTGTTTGAGAATATTAAGTATAATAGAGCAGCTATTCTTCCGGCTCTATCGCTATATAGTGGTCTTCCAGCTAGTAGAGGAATTAAATAGTACATTGCTCCAACTGCTGGCATCCATGAGATATACACTATAGAATGCCATAGTATTCCAAATGCTATCTGGTTTGCTATTGGATCTAATCCAACTAATCCGTAATAAGCCAGAATATCCCAAGTATTTGCTGCTACTTCTCCGCTCCATCCTAATGCTATCATTAATGAAGTCATTAAAGCAAATACTGCAAATATTGGCAATTTTTCTTTCATTCCCTTAGTTGCCAAGTAGTAATGATAAATTAACCATATTACAAATATGTAAGTACCAATATCCATCAATTCCCAGCCAAAATACCATAAAGGACTAATTACGTATTGAGAGTAGCCTGGTAATCCATATGGATTTAGATAATACCAGCTATTTGCTGGGAAATAATTATCGTTAAACGATGGATATAATACTATTGGCCCTTCTATTAACATAAATGAAATATTAAACAGTATGAATCCAATATTTAAGAACCATTTAGCCCTTGGTTGAAGGTGTAGTAATCTAAATGAAATAAATATGAATATTGCTATCTCTAATTGTACTGCAAATCCAAATAGATCCCTCATTGCATGTAATGCAATAGACCCATAATATTCTTGCGATGTAAAAACTAAAGTAGCAGATGTAGCCCATGCAGCTTCTTGTATTCTAACCATTAACGCGTCTATAATTCCTAAGATTCCCCATATTAAGCTCATTACAATCATAGCCATGGTTATTCTGCTTACCCAATCTTTGTCAAGCTGAAATAATGCATTAACGAGGTTTACCAATACTTTAGTACCAGAATTCATACATAGACATTAACAGGATTTACTATATATCTTTTACTACCTAAGAAATATATACTATTATGTAAATTGATTTAAAAATTTTTGTGATTAATGCAAGATATTTGACCATATCAAGAAAGAATATTTTTTAAATCTATTTGATTTAGTTAAATGAAGAATTAGTATAAAAACAAAAACA
This genomic window from Acidianus manzaensis contains:
- a CDS encoding MFS transporter, whose amino-acid sequence is MVPAKNRAKYFNLVYIAGWAGLGLGPFMASYIDVLNPVIGWRIIFGIGATLAFIVLAIRGHATETVRMLALKGKVAEAEKVVEDMEKKAMEKTGLTSLPEPKVYNFQTKKVDPFYVFKNPKYRLRVIVIMLAIFFFYFGEYPYLTEFLLWTSSVSSLSSIANTVTLYYGDAGVATFLGAIALRYIVEKIRRGILTTIAYGVGMLLGVTIAIIGAVSTNLPLMLGGFLLTNFIGVGWSNQMDYINGTENVPTYARATAFAFMDGVAHLGAAISTAIILSLISTYGAIPIWIGFQIPMVIMGIVLIFILPNTINRSLEEINEAEAGI
- a CDS encoding MFS transporter, which encodes MQSGNPSGNPADKNQNIVSKLTARIDRLPTMVLPLSVILALAFGYFIALYDVIDIGIAFSATSLKYTGLTSGEASFVVSLGLFGYIPGAIILGYLGDRIGRKPMLMITAFLTAIGSLGNALSYGFLEFAVFRFLTGMGIGGD
- a CDS encoding molybdopterin-containing oxidoreductase family protein — its product is MATLPQALTTKSSFLRCYMCKNMCGVIGTVEGKTVRVSANRNHPQPGICGRGAAGPYLLNHPDRLKSPLIRQGDKLVPTSWDSALNKVVNYLKELRDQGHPEYLAITFHDYGKEMLERFSALYGTPNLIGHESVCHGPRTVAAELVLGAEGPRSIDPDYPNSKFVVFIGRNPLEGIVPDIVRRIDEGRKKGMKIAVIDPRKSAIAQRYADRWIPIKPGSDTAFLLSVIYYMINNKLYDEDFLSKYSNAGLLIYEDNLASSGKYSSDLLYEGEENGRRVSTAFRLLMKEGEKVYPRLKDITGANYDDVKYIAENLWENRPSAVIDDGWHTSFSTDSSYTWMSAFIIDAMIGNLDKQGGLIFSKKPKIKLYDYSNVKAKRIDKIRYPLTYAAFQEVYRSILTGNSYPIKALMVVGTNLDGRDPNSDLVRRALEKVDFLVVIDVMPSDVTQYADVVLAESTYFERDELPLPVGWTLEGWIDVHQKVIDPLYDTKPLWWILLELEHRLGLSDDTFETLENRILKQFNINKEELYKKGCIKIPSEIYEVYPYKEKLNTSSGKIEIYSEELKNNGYYPIPTYIEKNIKPRDKDEFYLTSGHTLYHTQDSITFDIPTLIRIAPDNPVTINEEKAKELGLKDNDVVELISLSTGEKVTCKVKITNDIRDDTVFTYFGFGRHSRGEKFAYGHGFDVNSLISDQLTDPISGSIAQSLNIVKIRKAK
- a CDS encoding cbb3-type cytochrome c oxidase subunit I, which translates into the protein MNSGTKVLVNLVNALFQLDKDWVSRITMAMIVMSLIWGILGIIDALMVRIQEAAWATSATLVFTSQEYYGSIALHAMRDLFGFAVQLEIAIFIFISFRLLHLQPRAKWFLNIGFILFNISFMLIEGPIVLYPSFNDNYFPANSWYYLNPYGLPGYSQYVISPLWYFGWELMDIGTYIFVIWLIYHYYLATKGMKEKLPIFAVFALMTSLMIALGWSGEVAANTWDILAYYGLVGLDPIANQIAFGILWHSIVYISWMPAVGAMYYLIPLLAGRPLYSDRAGRIAALLYLIFSNNVPIHHLYMTDIPTDIKILQEVLTYAVVVPSMMTFFNLWATVKGANIKMNLIAAWISISFAGAIGAGVTGIANADIAFDAIIHDSMWVPGHFHAMIFWSIVPAGFATLYYMVPMLTGRMWYSTKLGWIHMIGYMIGTALVIVGFELEGLAGLIRKAEIFPLIPAYVTPEVMSTVGAFIADFATLLWAGDLVLTLLKGRTVNYEGVSVDNVVNSIAMSLGAPTLAEIKNDLKISRIEKTLRIARTNKN